In Anaerohalosphaeraceae bacterium, the following proteins share a genomic window:
- a CDS encoding FtsW/RodA/SpoVE family cell cycle protein: MLKDLFAGRLLFTRIFMLSAGLILTAVGIAVIYAAGHPAPLEPQIPYLNTENANDAETQPAEAETTTTSERAAKLASLWKKQIFYVFIGLVGMITVNLIGYRRLGPVSYGLYAAVLVLLAILLVDIIIDIPFVPYREGRARRWIEFSIGSHTFFQIQPSEFCKIAFILALAYYLRYRKNYRRLLGLIGPFALTFLAMVLILLEPDLGTVILMMPILFAMLFAAGAKGWHLLLIIGLALLTSPILWMSMRDYQRMRIASLVLQSPKVRAMAREHPTLARILVGRPERLYNWKEGGGYQLLQAKQAIASGGLFGYGFARGPYVQDDFFFLPDKHNDFVFAIVAHQFGLVGCLVILLLYGVIIAAGMEIAWRNTDPFGRLVAVGITTMFAVQVFVNIGMTLGLMPITGLTLPFISYGGSSLLTNYIALGLLNSIGQYRPFSVAQKPFEFLPETS, encoded by the coding sequence ATGTTAAAAGACCTGTTTGCAGGACGACTGCTTTTCACGCGGATATTTATGCTGTCGGCAGGGTTAATACTGACCGCCGTCGGTATTGCTGTGATTTATGCGGCCGGCCATCCGGCACCTTTGGAGCCGCAAATCCCCTATCTTAACACTGAAAACGCTAACGATGCGGAAACGCAGCCGGCAGAAGCGGAAACGACGACTACCTCTGAACGGGCCGCCAAACTAGCCTCACTCTGGAAAAAACAGATATTTTATGTCTTTATCGGTCTTGTCGGGATGATTACCGTCAATCTAATCGGCTATCGCCGGCTGGGTCCTGTCTCTTACGGCTTGTATGCAGCCGTGCTGGTTCTGTTGGCAATTTTGCTGGTCGATATCATTATTGATATTCCGTTTGTTCCTTACCGGGAGGGCCGGGCCCGCCGCTGGATTGAGTTTTCCATCGGCAGCCACACTTTTTTCCAGATTCAGCCGTCGGAGTTTTGCAAAATTGCCTTCATTCTTGCTCTGGCGTATTATCTGCGCTACCGCAAAAACTACCGCCGGCTGCTGGGGCTTATCGGACCCTTTGCCCTGACGTTTTTGGCGATGGTGCTGATTCTGCTGGAGCCGGATTTGGGAACGGTCATCCTGATGATGCCGATTTTGTTTGCGATGCTGTTTGCGGCCGGGGCCAAGGGCTGGCATCTGCTGCTGATTATCGGCCTGGCTCTGCTGACGAGCCCAATCCTGTGGATGTCGATGCGCGACTACCAGCGGATGCGAATCGCCAGTCTGGTCCTGCAAAGCCCCAAAGTGCGGGCGATGGCCCGCGAACACCCGACGCTGGCGCGGATATTGGTGGGCAGGCCCGAACGGCTCTATAACTGGAAGGAAGGCGGGGGCTATCAGCTGCTGCAGGCCAAGCAGGCCATCGCTTCCGGCGGGCTGTTCGGCTACGGGTTTGCCCGCGGGCCGTATGTGCAGGACGACTTTTTCTTCCTGCCGGACAAGCACAACGACTTTGTCTTTGCCATTGTGGCTCACCAGTTCGGGCTGGTCGGGTGCCTGGTTATTCTTCTGCTGTACGGGGTGATTATCGCGGCGGGGATGGAGATTGCCTGGCGGAATACGGACCCGTTCGGGCGGCTGGTAGCCGTCGGCATTACCACGATGTTTGCCGTGCAGGTCTTCGTCAATATCGGAATGACACTGGGGCTGATGCCGATTACCGGCCTGACGCTGCCGTTTATCAGCTACGGCGGCTCCAGCCTGCTGACCAACTATATTGCCCTGGGGCTGCTGAACAGCATCGGGCAATATCGGCCCTTCTCCGTCGCCCAAAAACCCTTTGAGTTTCTGCCGGAAACCTCTTAA